The following proteins come from a genomic window of Anguilla rostrata isolate EN2019 chromosome 17, ASM1855537v3, whole genome shotgun sequence:
- the arhgap27l gene encoding rho GTPase-activating protein 12 isoform X2, producing the protein MMAASGKGLVLVEFEYEYTNRDGSVVSIKPNERYMLLEKTNDHWWHVCKDKRARPFYIPAKYVKELPSDFPSPLDFLHPAAPEPAVSKRPADSAEEGPCEVTIRVHSPRRRKKKENRMSTFGVPLEVHDPVQKRGGVPDPPHSREGSKNAKRSSAAPAELLVPQSPEDDLPPSLLKSKVPSFSPADPVIRPTQAKPVETPTVKDLEVRELVEHPKPPVEFDDPPRPDSDLSQDSENIYETISDIQGLRLQDSPVTETAPPLSPAPTPVLVPVPIPDPPPSLPPLPPLPPVSQLEKTNPDTALYVNISELKKSAPRLAPPSSSSPAAPRHLSTDSEEWEVHTDQESGKEFYYNPTSGQSTWDNPRSPFMEPDSPPVVLSSPSPSSSPPSTAPATSPGPVRSPGPAPTPGLTPAPAPGSAPAPGPTPTPTPGPTPAPGPAPAVGGSDWEKLLDEASGSHYFYNHVSGETSWGPPGLESPPPGPTKPPGLTEPPQDGPPPLPDEDYPVEDEERSKTPPKTFPKDFTYPPLKRSVIPRVSLETKSPAGWTRSMDPDGKMVFTSEHTQEQWIKSMDDKGQAYYYLNDGSRSQWNLPEIASCPRPTPPTHTPPHPTPPQLSVTASSPPKVGNGVDSEGVSVLKNWRQSGSSSSFTPSPFSPPKEELKFFPSHMRNISDQGSDASSAGNSPELLHQVDRFKHRRSPSNQSSDSQQHAQTLEKAGILNKTKIAENGKRLRKNWAQSWTVLHGGILTFHKDPKFMPGGNPNRTNQIVPEFTVELRGANVNWASKDKSSKKHVLELKTRHGSEYLVQYDTESIINDWHKVIVETIRQLDHEHHSEEENDEEEKSPSPTDDKEKRRANRPSTSSNSGETDQGRVRTKLRKFLQRRPTLQSVKEKGYIRDNVFGCNLDVLCSRENTAIPRFVEKCIKAVERRGLSVDGIYRVSGNLATIQKLRHKADHEENLDLDDGQWEEIHVVTGALKLFLRELPEPLFPYSFFDRFIAAIKVPDKRQKVSFIQDLVKILPLPNLETMKALFKHLRKVIEHHEENRMSEQSVAIVFGPTLLRPETESSNMTMHMVFQSQIVELILHEYDQIFGPN; encoded by the exons ATGATGGCTGCATCTGGCAAGGGCTTGGTGCTGGTGGAGTTTGAGTATGAGTACACCAACAGGGACGGCAGCGTGGTGTCCATCAAGCCCAACGAAAGGTACATGCTGTTGGAAAAAACCAACGACCACTGGTGGCACGTGTGCAAGGACAAGCGCGCCAGGCCCTTCTACATCCCCGCCAAGTACGTCAAGGAGCTGCCGTCGGACTTCCCCTCCCCGCTGGACTTCCTCCACCCCGCCGCCCCGGAGCCGGCGGTCAGCAAGAGGCCGGCGGACAGCGCGGAGGAGGGGCCGTGCGAGGTGACCATCCGGGTCCACTCGCCCAGACGCCGCAAGAAGAAGGAGAACCGCATGTCCACCTTCGGGGTTCCGCTCGAGGTCCACGACCCGGTCCAGAAACGGGGCGGGGTCCCCGACCCGCCGCACTCGCGCGAGGGCTCCAAAAACGCCAAGAGGTCCAGCGCGGCTCCCGCGGAGCTGCTGGTCCCGCAGTCGCCGGAGGACGACCTGCCGCCCTCCCTGCTGAAGTCCAAGGTTCCCAGCTTCAGCCCCGCCGACCCTGTGATCAGGCCAACCCAGGCCAAGCCGGTGGAGACGCCCACTGTCAAGGACCTGGAGGTCCGAGAGCTGGTGGAACATCCCAAACCGCCCGTGGAGTTCGATGACCCGCCCAGGCCGGATTCTGACCTATCGCAGGACTCTGAGAATATTTATGAAACCATTTCGGACATCCAGGGCTTGAGGCTACAAGATTCGCCCGTCACAGAGAcggctccgcccctttctccAGCTCCGACTCCGGTGCTGGTGCCAGTTCCAATTCCAGATCCGCCCCCTTCGCTGCCTCCACTGCCTCCGCTGCCTCCTGTGTCACAG CTTGAGAAAACCAACCCTGACACTGCACTGTACGTCAACATATCAGAGCTGAAGAAGAGCGCTCCGCGGCTGGCCCCGCCCTCGTCCTCCTCCCCCGCTGCGCCCCGCCACCTCTCCACAGATTCGGAGGAATGGGAGGTGCACACTGACCAAGAGAGCGGGAAGGAGTTCTACTACAACCCCACCTCAGGGCAGTCCACCTGGGACAACCCCCGCAGCCCCTTCATGGAGCCTGATTCCCCCCCGGTGGTgctgtcctctccctctccctcgtcCAGCCCGCCCTCGACTGCCCCCGCCACCAGCCCTGGCCCCGTTCGTAGCCCCGGCCCAGCCCCTACCCCTGGCctcacccccgcccctgcccccggctccgcccctgcccctggccccacccccacccccacccccggccccacccccgcccctggTCCCGCCCCCGCCGTGGGGGGCTCGGACTGGGAGAAGCTCCTGGACGAGGCCAGCGGGAGCCATTACTTCTACAACCACGTGTCCGGAGAGACGTCCTGGGGACCCCCAGGGTTGGAGTCCCCCCCACCCGGGCCCACAAAGCCCCCGGGCCTGACAGAGCCCCCGCAGGACGGTCCG ccccccctccccgatgAGGACTACCCCGTGGAGGACGAGGAGCGCTCAAAGACACCCCCAAAGACCTTCCCCAAAGATTTCACCTACCCCCCTCTGAAGCGCTCGGTCATCCCGCGGGTCAGTTTGGAGACTAAGTCCCCCGCAGGTTGGACACGTTCGATGGACCCAGATGGCAAGATGGTGTTCACCAGCGAGCACACGCAGGAACAG TGGATCAAGTCGATGGATGACAAAGGACAGGCGTACTACTACCTGAATGATGGGTCCCGGTCTCAGTGGAACCTGCCTGAG ATCGCTTCATGTCCTcgaccaaccccccccacacacacaccaccccaccccaccccaccccagcttTCGGTGACCGCCAGCTCACCACCCAAGGTGGGGAATGGGGTTGACTCCGAGGGCGTGTCTGTTTTGAAGAACTGGAGGCAGTCCGGAAGCTCCTCCtctttcaccccctcccctttcagcCCGCCTAAGGAAGAATTg AAGTTCTTCCCCAGCCACATGCGAAATATCTCGGACCAGGGCAGCGATGCATCCAGCGCAGGCAATTCACCAGAGTTACTTCATCAG GTTGATAGGTTCAAACACCGGAGGAGCccgtccaatcagagctcagATTCTCAACAGCAT gCCCAGACTTTGGAAAAGGCAGgaattctcaacaaaaccaagATAGCTGAGAATGGGAAAAGGCTTAG GAAAAACTGGGCACAGTCCTGGACGGTCCTGCACGGTGGAATTCTGACGTTTCATAAAGACCCCAAGTTCATGCCCGGCGGAAACCCG AACAGAACCAATCAGATCGTCCCAGAATTCACAGTGGAGCTACGAGGGGCGAATGTTAACTGGGCCTCCAAGGACAAATCCAGCAAGAAGCATGTTCTGGAG TTGAAAACGCGCCATGGGTCGGAGTATCTGGTGCAGTACGACACAGAGAGCATCATCAACGACTGGCACAAAGTGATCGTGGAAACCATCCGTCAGCTG GATCATGAGCATCACTCTGAGGAAGAGAATGATGAGGAAGAGAAGTCCCCCAGTCCCACAGACGACAAGGAAAAGAGGAGAG CCAACAGGCCCAGCACATCGAGTAACAGCGGGGAGACCGATCAGGGGAGGGTGCGCACCAAACTACGCAAGTTCCTCCAGAGGAGGCCCACACTGCAGTCCGTCAAGGAGAAAGGCTACATCCGGG ATAACGTGTTTGGCTGCAACCTGGACGTTCTGTGTAGTCGGGAGAACACCGCCATCCCGCGCTTTGTTGAGAAGTGCATCAAGGCCGTGGAGAGACGAG GCCTGAGTGTCGATGGGATCTACAGAGTGAGCGGAAACCTGGCCACCATACAAAAGCTTCGTCACAAAGCGGATCACG AAGAGAACCTGGACCTGGATGACGGACAGTGGGAGGAGATCCACGTGGTAACGGGAGCGCTGAAGCTCTTCCTCAGAGAGCTTCCCGAGCCTCTCTTCCCCTACAGCTTCTTCGACCGCTTCATCGCTGCCATCA AAGTCCCTGATAAAAGACAGAAGGTGTCTTTCATTCAGGACCTGGTTAAGATTCTCCCACTGCCGAATCTAGAAACTATGAAGGCCCTTTTCAAACATTTACGCAA GGTCATCGAGCATCACGAGGAGAACCGCATGTCGGAGCAGAGCGTGGCCATCGTCTTCGGCCCCACGCTGCTCCGGCCCGAGACCGAGTCGTCCAACATGACCATGCACATGGTCTTCCAGAGCCAAATCGTGGAGCTCATTCTTCATGAGTATGATCAGATCTTCGGCCCGAACTGA